From one Deltaproteobacteria bacterium genomic stretch:
- the sufB gene encoding Fe-S cluster assembly protein SufB → MAKTELDSELVGSEYKYGFVTDIEAEHVPPGLSEDVVRLISAKKGEPEWLLDWRLKAYRYWTKLEKSEAEPKWANVHYPPIDYQDIIYYSAPKTNKDGPQSLDEVDPELLATYDKLGVPLHEREALAGVAVDAVFDSVSVATTFKDKLAEMGIIFCSFSEAVREHPELVRQYLGSVVPYSDNFFASLNSAVFSDGSFCYVPKGVRCPMELSTYFRINAAQTGQFERTLIVADAGSYVSYLEGCTAPMRDENQLHAAVVELVALEDAQIKYSTVQNWYPGDKDGKGGIYNFVTKRGKCAGRKSKISWTQVETGSAITWKYPSCILQGDDSVGEFYSVAVTNNRQQADTGTKMLHVGKNTRSTIISKGISAGHGQNSYRGLVKVLKGADNARNYSQCDSLLMGSECGAHTFPYLEVKNNSAHIEHEASTSKIGEDQIFYCRQRGIKEEDAVSMIVNGFCREVFRELPMEFAVEAQRLLDVSLEGSVG, encoded by the coding sequence ATGGCGAAAACGGAACTGGATAGCGAACTGGTCGGAAGCGAGTACAAGTACGGCTTCGTTACCGACATCGAGGCGGAACACGTCCCGCCGGGCTTGAGCGAGGACGTGGTGCGGCTGATCTCGGCGAAGAAGGGCGAGCCGGAGTGGCTGCTGGACTGGCGGCTCAAGGCCTACCGCTACTGGACGAAGCTCGAGAAGTCGGAGGCGGAGCCCAAGTGGGCCAACGTGCATTATCCGCCCATCGACTACCAGGACATCATCTACTACTCGGCGCCCAAGACGAACAAGGACGGCCCCCAGAGCCTGGACGAGGTGGACCCGGAGCTGTTGGCCACCTACGACAAGCTGGGTGTGCCGCTGCACGAGCGCGAGGCCTTGGCTGGAGTGGCGGTGGACGCGGTGTTCGACAGCGTGTCGGTGGCCACGACCTTCAAGGACAAGCTGGCGGAGATGGGCATCATCTTCTGTTCGTTTTCCGAGGCCGTCCGGGAGCATCCCGAGTTGGTGCGCCAGTACCTGGGCTCGGTGGTGCCCTACAGCGACAACTTCTTCGCGTCGCTCAACTCCGCGGTCTTCAGCGACGGGTCGTTCTGCTACGTGCCCAAGGGCGTGCGCTGCCCCATGGAGCTGTCCACCTACTTCCGCATCAACGCGGCGCAGACGGGCCAGTTCGAGCGCACCCTGATCGTCGCCGACGCGGGCAGCTACGTCAGCTACCTGGAGGGCTGCACCGCGCCCATGCGCGACGAGAACCAGTTGCACGCCGCGGTGGTGGAGCTGGTGGCGCTGGAGGACGCGCAGATCAAGTACTCGACGGTGCAGAACTGGTACCCCGGCGACAAGGACGGCAAGGGCGGCATCTACAACTTCGTCACCAAGCGCGGCAAGTGCGCCGGGCGGAAGTCGAAGATCTCGTGGACCCAGGTGGAGACGGGCTCGGCCATCACCTGGAAATACCCGAGCTGCATCCTGCAGGGGGACGACTCGGTGGGTGAGTTCTACTCGGTGGCCGTGACCAACAACCGCCAGCAGGCGGACACCGGCACCAAGATGCTCCACGTGGGCAAGAACACCCGTAGCACCATCATCTCCAAGGGGATCTCGGCGGGCCACGGCCAGAACAGCTACCGCGGCCTGGTGAAGGTGCTCAAGGGCGCCGACAACGCGCGCAACTACTCCCAGTGCGACTCCCTGCTCATGGGCAGCGAGTGCGGCGCGCACACGTTCCCGTACCTGGAGGTGAAAAACAACTCGGCGCACATCGAGCACGAGGCCTCCACCTCCAAGATCGGCGAGGACCAGATCTTTTACTGCCGGCAACGCGGCATCAAGGAAGAGGACGCCGTCTCCATGATCGTCAACGGCTTCTGCCGCGAGGTCTTCCGGGAGTTGCCCATGGAATTCGCCGTCGAGGCCCAGCGGCTGCTGGACGTGAGCCTCGAGGGCAGCGTCGGCTGA
- a CDS encoding Rrf2 family transcriptional regulator: MQESAVNSVRATADRSSLMNIGRKVDYAVRALSYLAAQPEQWVVGSKEIAARQDIPTHYMSKIMKDLAAAGLVRSHMGRKGGFSLARSPESISVKEVYEAVERPLSLMECLDNHCCPYDTVCTQISVWERAQMLLVEFLAGVSIGSLADREGLKGRLNGLHS, from the coding sequence ATGCAAGAATCCGCTGTGAATTCCGTCAGGGCCACGGCCGACCGAAGCTCGCTGATGAACATCGGCAGGAAGGTCGACTATGCCGTGCGGGCGCTTTCGTATCTTGCGGCCCAACCGGAGCAGTGGGTGGTGGGCAGCAAGGAGATCGCCGCGCGACAGGACATTCCGACGCACTACATGTCAAAGATCATGAAGGATCTCGCGGCGGCGGGGCTGGTGCGGTCCCACATGGGCCGCAAGGGCGGCTTCAGCCTGGCGCGGTCTCCGGAGTCCATCAGCGTCAAGGAAGTCTACGAAGCCGTGGAGAGGCCGCTCAGCCTGATGGAGTGTCTGGACAATCACTGCTGTCCCTATGACACGGTGTGCACGCAGATTTCCGTGTGGGAGCGGGCGCAGATGCTGTTGGTGGAATTCCTGGCCGGAGTCTCCATCGGGAGTCTTGCCGACCGGGAGGGGCTCAAGGGGCGCTTGAACGGGCTGCACAGTTGA